A window of the Cucurbita pepo subsp. pepo cultivar mu-cu-16 chromosome LG01, ASM280686v2, whole genome shotgun sequence genome harbors these coding sequences:
- the LOC111803704 gene encoding uncharacterized protein LOC111803704 — MAMFLKRSFSYRNFLLLRNFANPSRNLSFFVNDLCNSWTSEMPGAFALPPADFIRESRRGFAKGRKSNESSTSMAEALPDIRPTIKANASSQMEAAISALSGELSKLRTGRASSGMLDHIIVEISGVRMPLNQIAAVSVLDSKTLSINPYDPNTLKNLESAIVSSPLGLAPRVDGERLIAVIPPLTKEHIQAMCKLVTKCCEDSRQSIRRARQKAMDTVKKMSSSYPKDDMKRLEKEVDELTKKFIKSAEDLCKAKEKEITGG, encoded by the exons ATGGCTATGTTTCTCAAACGTTCTTTCTCCTACAGGAATTTCCTTCTTCTCCGAAATTTTGCCAATCCAAGTCGTAACCTTTCCTTCTTCGTTAACGATCTCTGTAACTCATGGACCTCCGAGATGCCTGGAGCCTTTGCTCTTCCTCCTGCAGATTTCATCCGAGAAAGTCGTCGGGGCTTTGCTAAAGGCCGAAAATCAA ACGAATCTTCTACAAGTATGGCTGAAGCATTACCTGATATTAGACCAACTATTAAAGCCAACGCTAGCTCACAGATGGAGGCTGCGATATCTGCATTATCAGGAGAATTGAGCAAACTTCGAACAGGAAGGGCATCATCTG GAATGCTTGACCACATTATAGTAGAAATTTCAGGTGTGAGGATGCCGCTGAATCAGATCGCAGCTGTTTCGGTCTTGGATTCAAAAACACTGTCAATAAATCCTTATGATCCTAAT ACACTGAAGAACTTAGAGAGTGCTATAGTTTCATCTCCTCTAGGTTTAGCGCCAAGAGTAGATGGAGAGAGGTTAATTGCAGTCATTCCACC ATTGACCAAAGAGCATATCCAG GCTATGTGTAAGCTGGTCACCAAGTGTTGTGAAGATTCCAGACAAAGCATACGACGAGCTCGTCAAAAG GCAATGGATACAGTAAAAAAGATGAGCTCAAGCTACCCGAAGGATGACATGAAAAGATTGGAAAAGGAA gTAGATGAATTGACCAAGAAGTTTATCAAGTCAGCGGAAGACCTCTGCAAGGCTAAGGAGAAGGAGATCACTGGAGgttga
- the LOC111803715 gene encoding sister chromatid cohesion 1 protein 2 isoform X1, which produces MFHSHCTLSRKGPSGAIWVAAYFFKKLKKSLVIETDIPSSVDKILQDEMNAVTYRVMAYLLLGIARIYSKKVEYLYVDCNKVLTEINEFVVTTKNSARKEKQTPYYAITLPKRFELDSFDLGIIEDLTGSNMVCHEEITLKDSMWKNDITLSVDENHGEEFTPLHSICYSDDTLFKEVFSPHLKDSEMQASSLHHDIVSENFQVSAFSDENYEIEVFGIENTHIKAIEQFNEDHRSDEEEMKKEKMLQYEHVVPEASTEMVLTDRFSHEETVIVKEVSITEHLKLSEEDNQSVGIRSENELEFMNGGDNISILERSMEKLRDNSATLVDSMDINMSWSAQNEPTKLIGTDSEGDTLNFLEMQSPEMEDHDGTRNSLQLSISLDGMFDSKFPDFTGTKTPEFTTISTPANKERPRTSRKRKCIVDDPIVLSNEKFKRSIYDASNLVSKRSKCPRSGLAVWKASQISTLSFGFSVPLMSCVSPELKSLLSKTLVNISESAELVKSHENLDDPSSPAFDMLVKMDSPVTVSKTGEHSNEPEISGSPTTYRSEQTTISVDRASVSEASVLEQLSTSEPQTSDRLEQIAIAPGTPVRCSTSARLFGSPDSPKVPNSKAQLRFCEEDALEPGSPARTRMVCGCLLQNFRNQRVQTVGEAANLRQLLSRKTRKESAKVFYEILVLKTKNCVDVRQDCAYGDILVWKLGNWDTQASFDVE; this is translated from the exons ATGTTTCACTCACACTGCACTCTTTCGAGGAAAGGCCCTTCAGGTGCCATTTGGGTCGCTGCTTACTTCTTCAAGAAGCTTAAGAAATCTCTGGTTATAGAGACTGATATTCCATCCTCTGTTG ATAAAATTTTGCAAGATGAAATGAACGCTGTGACATATAGAGTAATGGCCTACCTCCTCCTCGGCATTGCCCGGATATATTCCAAAAAAGTTGAATATCTGTATGTTGACTGCAATAAAGTGCTGACCGAAATCAATGAATTTGTGGTCACCACAAAGAATAGTGCTAGAAAGGAAAAGCAAACACCTTATTATGCTATTACTCTTCCTAAAAGATTTGAACTCGACTCGTTTGATCTGGGGATTATTGAGGACCTTACTGG AAGCAACATGGTATGCCATGAAGAGATTACCCTCAAAG ATAGCATGTGGAAAAACGACATCACACTGTCAGTTGACGAG AACCATGGCGAGGAATTCACTCCACTGCACAGTATTTGCTATTCTGATGATACCTTATTCAAAGA AGTCTTTTCGCCTCACCTCAAGGACAGTGAGATGCAGGCAAGCTCATTACATCACGATATTGTGtcagaaaattttcaagtgaGTGCATTCTCTGATGAAAATTATGAGATTGAGGTATTTGGAATTGAGAATACGCATATCAAAGCAATCGAACAATTTAATGAAGATCATCGATCTGATGaagaagagatgaagaaggagaaaatgCTGCAATATGAACATGTAGTTCCTGAAGCAAGCACTGAAATGGTTTTGACTGATAGATTTTCTCATGAAGAAACTGTAATTGTCAAGGAAGTTTCTATAACAGAGCATTTGAAATTATCTGAAGAAGATAATCAGAGTGTGGGAATTCGATCAGAAAATGAACTTGAGTTCATGAATGGAGGCGATAACATCAGCATCTTGGAAAGAAGCATGGAGAAACTTAGAGATAATTCTGCAACTCTTGTGGATAGCATGGATATCAACATGTCTTGGAGTGCACAAAATGAACCTACAAAACTTATTGGAACGGATAGTGAAGGGGatactttgaattttcttgaaaTGCAATCACCTGAAATGGAAGACCATGATGGAACTCGAAACAGTCTTCAACTATCTATTTCACTCGATGGAATGTTTGATTCCAAATTTCCAGATTTTACAG GTACCAAGACACCTGAGTTTACAACAATTTCGACTCCAGCTAATAAGGAGAGACCGAGGACAtcaaggaagagaaaatgCATTGTTGATGATCCTATTGTTTTGTCGAACGA AAAATTTAAGCGAAGCATATATGATGCCAGCAACTTGGTTTCAAAAAGAAGCAAATGTCCTCGTAGTGGTCTTGCTGTCTGGAAAGCTAGTCAAATTTCTACTCTCTCCTTTGGCTTCTCGGTGCCTTTGATGTCCT GTGTTTCGCCCGAGCTTAAGTCCCTTCTTTCTAAGACGTTAGTGAACATATCGGAATCTGCTGAATTGGTGAAATCTCATGAAAACTTGGATGATCCAAGTTCTCCAGCTTTTGACATGTTAGTGAAAATGGATAGCCCGGTCACAGTTTCCAAAACTGGAGAGCATTCAAATGAACCAGAGATTTCTGGATCTCCCACTACCTACAGATctgaacaaaccaccatttctGTGGATAGAGCTTCAGTTTCTGAAGCTTCTGTCCTGGAACAGTTGTCTACATCAGAACCTCAAACTTCAGATAGACTGGAGCAAATAGCAATAGCACCAGGGACACCTGTTCGGTGCTCAACATCAGCTAGATTATTTGGGAGTCCAGATAGCCCTAAAGTTCCTAACTCAAAAGCA CAGCTAAGGTTTTGTGAAGAGGATGCACTGGAACCGGGCAGCCCTGCGAGAACAAG AATGGTATGTGGGTGTCTTctccaaaattttagaaatcaAAGGGTGCAAACCGTGGGAGAGGCTGCAAATTTGAGACAGCTTCTTAGCAGGAAAACGAGAAAAGAGAGTGCTAAAGTATTCTATGAGATATTG GTACTGAAAACCAAAAACTGCGTGGATGTGAGACAAGATTGTGCGTACGGTGACATCTTAGTATGGAAATTGGGAAACTGGGACACACAGGCCAGTTTTGATGTAGAGTAG
- the LOC111803715 gene encoding sister chromatid cohesion 1 protein 2 isoform X3, which yields MFHSHCTLSRKGPSGAIWVAAYFFKKLKKSLVIETDIPSSVDKILQDEMNAVTYRVMAYLLLGIARIYSKKVEYLYVDCNKVLTEINEFVVTTKNSARKEKQTPYYAITLPKRFELDSFDLGIIEDLTGSNMVCHEEITLKDSMWKNDITLSVDENHGEEFTPLHSICYSDDTLFKEVFSPHLKDSEMQASSLHHDIVSENFQVSAFSDENYEIEVFGIENTHIKAIEQFNEDHRSDEEEMKKEKMLQYEHVVPEASTEMVLTDRFSHEETVIVKEVSITEHLKLSEEDNQSVGIRSENELEFMNGGDNISILERSMEKLRDNSATLVDSMDINMSWSAQNEPTKLIGTDSEGDTLNFLEMQSPEMEDHDGTRNSLQLSISLDGMFDSKFPDFTGTKTPEFTTISTPANKERPRTSRKRKCIVDDPIVLSNEKFKRSIYDASNLVSKRSKCPRSGLAVWKASQISTLSFGFSVPLMSCVSPELKSLLSKTLVNISESAELVKSHENLDDPSSPAFDMLVKMDSPVTVSKTGEHSNEPEISGSPTTYRSEQTTISVDRASVSEASVLEQLSTSEPQTSDRLEQIAIAPGTPVRCSTSARLFGSPDSPKVPNSKAQLRFCEEDALEPGSPARTRMVCGCLLQNFRNQRVQTVGEAANLRQLLSRKTRKESAKVFYEILCRY from the exons ATGTTTCACTCACACTGCACTCTTTCGAGGAAAGGCCCTTCAGGTGCCATTTGGGTCGCTGCTTACTTCTTCAAGAAGCTTAAGAAATCTCTGGTTATAGAGACTGATATTCCATCCTCTGTTG ATAAAATTTTGCAAGATGAAATGAACGCTGTGACATATAGAGTAATGGCCTACCTCCTCCTCGGCATTGCCCGGATATATTCCAAAAAAGTTGAATATCTGTATGTTGACTGCAATAAAGTGCTGACCGAAATCAATGAATTTGTGGTCACCACAAAGAATAGTGCTAGAAAGGAAAAGCAAACACCTTATTATGCTATTACTCTTCCTAAAAGATTTGAACTCGACTCGTTTGATCTGGGGATTATTGAGGACCTTACTGG AAGCAACATGGTATGCCATGAAGAGATTACCCTCAAAG ATAGCATGTGGAAAAACGACATCACACTGTCAGTTGACGAG AACCATGGCGAGGAATTCACTCCACTGCACAGTATTTGCTATTCTGATGATACCTTATTCAAAGA AGTCTTTTCGCCTCACCTCAAGGACAGTGAGATGCAGGCAAGCTCATTACATCACGATATTGTGtcagaaaattttcaagtgaGTGCATTCTCTGATGAAAATTATGAGATTGAGGTATTTGGAATTGAGAATACGCATATCAAAGCAATCGAACAATTTAATGAAGATCATCGATCTGATGaagaagagatgaagaaggagaaaatgCTGCAATATGAACATGTAGTTCCTGAAGCAAGCACTGAAATGGTTTTGACTGATAGATTTTCTCATGAAGAAACTGTAATTGTCAAGGAAGTTTCTATAACAGAGCATTTGAAATTATCTGAAGAAGATAATCAGAGTGTGGGAATTCGATCAGAAAATGAACTTGAGTTCATGAATGGAGGCGATAACATCAGCATCTTGGAAAGAAGCATGGAGAAACTTAGAGATAATTCTGCAACTCTTGTGGATAGCATGGATATCAACATGTCTTGGAGTGCACAAAATGAACCTACAAAACTTATTGGAACGGATAGTGAAGGGGatactttgaattttcttgaaaTGCAATCACCTGAAATGGAAGACCATGATGGAACTCGAAACAGTCTTCAACTATCTATTTCACTCGATGGAATGTTTGATTCCAAATTTCCAGATTTTACAG GTACCAAGACACCTGAGTTTACAACAATTTCGACTCCAGCTAATAAGGAGAGACCGAGGACAtcaaggaagagaaaatgCATTGTTGATGATCCTATTGTTTTGTCGAACGA AAAATTTAAGCGAAGCATATATGATGCCAGCAACTTGGTTTCAAAAAGAAGCAAATGTCCTCGTAGTGGTCTTGCTGTCTGGAAAGCTAGTCAAATTTCTACTCTCTCCTTTGGCTTCTCGGTGCCTTTGATGTCCT GTGTTTCGCCCGAGCTTAAGTCCCTTCTTTCTAAGACGTTAGTGAACATATCGGAATCTGCTGAATTGGTGAAATCTCATGAAAACTTGGATGATCCAAGTTCTCCAGCTTTTGACATGTTAGTGAAAATGGATAGCCCGGTCACAGTTTCCAAAACTGGAGAGCATTCAAATGAACCAGAGATTTCTGGATCTCCCACTACCTACAGATctgaacaaaccaccatttctGTGGATAGAGCTTCAGTTTCTGAAGCTTCTGTCCTGGAACAGTTGTCTACATCAGAACCTCAAACTTCAGATAGACTGGAGCAAATAGCAATAGCACCAGGGACACCTGTTCGGTGCTCAACATCAGCTAGATTATTTGGGAGTCCAGATAGCCCTAAAGTTCCTAACTCAAAAGCA CAGCTAAGGTTTTGTGAAGAGGATGCACTGGAACCGGGCAGCCCTGCGAGAACAAG AATGGTATGTGGGTGTCTTctccaaaattttagaaatcaAAGGGTGCAAACCGTGGGAGAGGCTGCAAATTTGAGACAGCTTCTTAGCAGGAAAACGAGAAAAGAGAGTGCTAAAGTATTCTATGAGATATTG TGCAGGTACTGA
- the LOC111803715 gene encoding sister chromatid cohesion 1 protein 2 isoform X2 encodes MFHSHCTLSRKGPSGAIWVAAYFFKKLKKSLVIETDIPSSVDKILQDEMNAVTYRVMAYLLLGIARIYSKKVEYLYVDCNKVLTEINEFVVTTKNSARKEKQTPYYAITLPKRFELDSFDLGIIEDLTGSNMVCHEEITLKDSMWKNDITLSVDENHGEEFTPLHSICYSDDTLFKEVFSPHLKDSEMQASSLHHDIVSENFQVSAFSDENYEIEVFGIENTHIKAIEQFNEDHRSDEEEMKKEKMLQYEHVVPEASTEMVLTDRFSHEETVIVKEVSITEHLKLSEEDNQSVGIRSENELEFMNGGDNISILERSMEKLRDNSATLVDSMDINMSWSAQNEPTKLIGTDSEGDTLNFLEMQSPEMEDHDGTRNSLQLSISLDGMFDSKFPDFTGTKTPEFTTISTPANKERPRTSRKRKCIVDDPIVLSNEKFKRSIYDASNLVSKRSKCPRSGLAVWKASQISTLSFGFSVPLMSCVSPELKSLLSKTLVNISESAELVKSHENLDDPSSPAFDMLVKMDSPVTVSKTGEHSNEPEISGSPTTYRSEQTTISVDRASVSEASVLEQLSTSEPQTSDRLEQIAIAPGTPVRCSTSARLFGSPDSPKVPNSKALRFCEEDALEPGSPARTRMVCGCLLQNFRNQRVQTVGEAANLRQLLSRKTRKESAKVFYEILVLKTKNCVDVRQDCAYGDILVWKLGNWDTQASFDVE; translated from the exons ATGTTTCACTCACACTGCACTCTTTCGAGGAAAGGCCCTTCAGGTGCCATTTGGGTCGCTGCTTACTTCTTCAAGAAGCTTAAGAAATCTCTGGTTATAGAGACTGATATTCCATCCTCTGTTG ATAAAATTTTGCAAGATGAAATGAACGCTGTGACATATAGAGTAATGGCCTACCTCCTCCTCGGCATTGCCCGGATATATTCCAAAAAAGTTGAATATCTGTATGTTGACTGCAATAAAGTGCTGACCGAAATCAATGAATTTGTGGTCACCACAAAGAATAGTGCTAGAAAGGAAAAGCAAACACCTTATTATGCTATTACTCTTCCTAAAAGATTTGAACTCGACTCGTTTGATCTGGGGATTATTGAGGACCTTACTGG AAGCAACATGGTATGCCATGAAGAGATTACCCTCAAAG ATAGCATGTGGAAAAACGACATCACACTGTCAGTTGACGAG AACCATGGCGAGGAATTCACTCCACTGCACAGTATTTGCTATTCTGATGATACCTTATTCAAAGA AGTCTTTTCGCCTCACCTCAAGGACAGTGAGATGCAGGCAAGCTCATTACATCACGATATTGTGtcagaaaattttcaagtgaGTGCATTCTCTGATGAAAATTATGAGATTGAGGTATTTGGAATTGAGAATACGCATATCAAAGCAATCGAACAATTTAATGAAGATCATCGATCTGATGaagaagagatgaagaaggagaaaatgCTGCAATATGAACATGTAGTTCCTGAAGCAAGCACTGAAATGGTTTTGACTGATAGATTTTCTCATGAAGAAACTGTAATTGTCAAGGAAGTTTCTATAACAGAGCATTTGAAATTATCTGAAGAAGATAATCAGAGTGTGGGAATTCGATCAGAAAATGAACTTGAGTTCATGAATGGAGGCGATAACATCAGCATCTTGGAAAGAAGCATGGAGAAACTTAGAGATAATTCTGCAACTCTTGTGGATAGCATGGATATCAACATGTCTTGGAGTGCACAAAATGAACCTACAAAACTTATTGGAACGGATAGTGAAGGGGatactttgaattttcttgaaaTGCAATCACCTGAAATGGAAGACCATGATGGAACTCGAAACAGTCTTCAACTATCTATTTCACTCGATGGAATGTTTGATTCCAAATTTCCAGATTTTACAG GTACCAAGACACCTGAGTTTACAACAATTTCGACTCCAGCTAATAAGGAGAGACCGAGGACAtcaaggaagagaaaatgCATTGTTGATGATCCTATTGTTTTGTCGAACGA AAAATTTAAGCGAAGCATATATGATGCCAGCAACTTGGTTTCAAAAAGAAGCAAATGTCCTCGTAGTGGTCTTGCTGTCTGGAAAGCTAGTCAAATTTCTACTCTCTCCTTTGGCTTCTCGGTGCCTTTGATGTCCT GTGTTTCGCCCGAGCTTAAGTCCCTTCTTTCTAAGACGTTAGTGAACATATCGGAATCTGCTGAATTGGTGAAATCTCATGAAAACTTGGATGATCCAAGTTCTCCAGCTTTTGACATGTTAGTGAAAATGGATAGCCCGGTCACAGTTTCCAAAACTGGAGAGCATTCAAATGAACCAGAGATTTCTGGATCTCCCACTACCTACAGATctgaacaaaccaccatttctGTGGATAGAGCTTCAGTTTCTGAAGCTTCTGTCCTGGAACAGTTGTCTACATCAGAACCTCAAACTTCAGATAGACTGGAGCAAATAGCAATAGCACCAGGGACACCTGTTCGGTGCTCAACATCAGCTAGATTATTTGGGAGTCCAGATAGCCCTAAAGTTCCTAACTCAAAAGCA CTAAGGTTTTGTGAAGAGGATGCACTGGAACCGGGCAGCCCTGCGAGAACAAG AATGGTATGTGGGTGTCTTctccaaaattttagaaatcaAAGGGTGCAAACCGTGGGAGAGGCTGCAAATTTGAGACAGCTTCTTAGCAGGAAAACGAGAAAAGAGAGTGCTAAAGTATTCTATGAGATATTG GTACTGAAAACCAAAAACTGCGTGGATGTGAGACAAGATTGTGCGTACGGTGACATCTTAGTATGGAAATTGGGAAACTGGGACACACAGGCCAGTTTTGATGTAGAGTAG
- the LOC111803715 gene encoding sister chromatid cohesion 1 protein 2 isoform X4, with protein MNAVTYRVMAYLLLGIARIYSKKVEYLYVDCNKVLTEINEFVVTTKNSARKEKQTPYYAITLPKRFELDSFDLGIIEDLTGSNMVCHEEITLKDSMWKNDITLSVDENHGEEFTPLHSICYSDDTLFKEVFSPHLKDSEMQASSLHHDIVSENFQVSAFSDENYEIEVFGIENTHIKAIEQFNEDHRSDEEEMKKEKMLQYEHVVPEASTEMVLTDRFSHEETVIVKEVSITEHLKLSEEDNQSVGIRSENELEFMNGGDNISILERSMEKLRDNSATLVDSMDINMSWSAQNEPTKLIGTDSEGDTLNFLEMQSPEMEDHDGTRNSLQLSISLDGMFDSKFPDFTGTKTPEFTTISTPANKERPRTSRKRKCIVDDPIVLSNEKFKRSIYDASNLVSKRSKCPRSGLAVWKASQISTLSFGFSVPLMSCVSPELKSLLSKTLVNISESAELVKSHENLDDPSSPAFDMLVKMDSPVTVSKTGEHSNEPEISGSPTTYRSEQTTISVDRASVSEASVLEQLSTSEPQTSDRLEQIAIAPGTPVRCSTSARLFGSPDSPKVPNSKAQLRFCEEDALEPGSPARTRMVCGCLLQNFRNQRVQTVGEAANLRQLLSRKTRKESAKVFYEILVLKTKNCVDVRQDCAYGDILVWKLGNWDTQASFDVE; from the exons ATGAACGCTGTGACATATAGAGTAATGGCCTACCTCCTCCTCGGCATTGCCCGGATATATTCCAAAAAAGTTGAATATCTGTATGTTGACTGCAATAAAGTGCTGACCGAAATCAATGAATTTGTGGTCACCACAAAGAATAGTGCTAGAAAGGAAAAGCAAACACCTTATTATGCTATTACTCTTCCTAAAAGATTTGAACTCGACTCGTTTGATCTGGGGATTATTGAGGACCTTACTGG AAGCAACATGGTATGCCATGAAGAGATTACCCTCAAAG ATAGCATGTGGAAAAACGACATCACACTGTCAGTTGACGAG AACCATGGCGAGGAATTCACTCCACTGCACAGTATTTGCTATTCTGATGATACCTTATTCAAAGA AGTCTTTTCGCCTCACCTCAAGGACAGTGAGATGCAGGCAAGCTCATTACATCACGATATTGTGtcagaaaattttcaagtgaGTGCATTCTCTGATGAAAATTATGAGATTGAGGTATTTGGAATTGAGAATACGCATATCAAAGCAATCGAACAATTTAATGAAGATCATCGATCTGATGaagaagagatgaagaaggagaaaatgCTGCAATATGAACATGTAGTTCCTGAAGCAAGCACTGAAATGGTTTTGACTGATAGATTTTCTCATGAAGAAACTGTAATTGTCAAGGAAGTTTCTATAACAGAGCATTTGAAATTATCTGAAGAAGATAATCAGAGTGTGGGAATTCGATCAGAAAATGAACTTGAGTTCATGAATGGAGGCGATAACATCAGCATCTTGGAAAGAAGCATGGAGAAACTTAGAGATAATTCTGCAACTCTTGTGGATAGCATGGATATCAACATGTCTTGGAGTGCACAAAATGAACCTACAAAACTTATTGGAACGGATAGTGAAGGGGatactttgaattttcttgaaaTGCAATCACCTGAAATGGAAGACCATGATGGAACTCGAAACAGTCTTCAACTATCTATTTCACTCGATGGAATGTTTGATTCCAAATTTCCAGATTTTACAG GTACCAAGACACCTGAGTTTACAACAATTTCGACTCCAGCTAATAAGGAGAGACCGAGGACAtcaaggaagagaaaatgCATTGTTGATGATCCTATTGTTTTGTCGAACGA AAAATTTAAGCGAAGCATATATGATGCCAGCAACTTGGTTTCAAAAAGAAGCAAATGTCCTCGTAGTGGTCTTGCTGTCTGGAAAGCTAGTCAAATTTCTACTCTCTCCTTTGGCTTCTCGGTGCCTTTGATGTCCT GTGTTTCGCCCGAGCTTAAGTCCCTTCTTTCTAAGACGTTAGTGAACATATCGGAATCTGCTGAATTGGTGAAATCTCATGAAAACTTGGATGATCCAAGTTCTCCAGCTTTTGACATGTTAGTGAAAATGGATAGCCCGGTCACAGTTTCCAAAACTGGAGAGCATTCAAATGAACCAGAGATTTCTGGATCTCCCACTACCTACAGATctgaacaaaccaccatttctGTGGATAGAGCTTCAGTTTCTGAAGCTTCTGTCCTGGAACAGTTGTCTACATCAGAACCTCAAACTTCAGATAGACTGGAGCAAATAGCAATAGCACCAGGGACACCTGTTCGGTGCTCAACATCAGCTAGATTATTTGGGAGTCCAGATAGCCCTAAAGTTCCTAACTCAAAAGCA CAGCTAAGGTTTTGTGAAGAGGATGCACTGGAACCGGGCAGCCCTGCGAGAACAAG AATGGTATGTGGGTGTCTTctccaaaattttagaaatcaAAGGGTGCAAACCGTGGGAGAGGCTGCAAATTTGAGACAGCTTCTTAGCAGGAAAACGAGAAAAGAGAGTGCTAAAGTATTCTATGAGATATTG GTACTGAAAACCAAAAACTGCGTGGATGTGAGACAAGATTGTGCGTACGGTGACATCTTAGTATGGAAATTGGGAAACTGGGACACACAGGCCAGTTTTGATGTAGAGTAG
- the LOC111803787 gene encoding actin-related protein 2/3 complex subunit 5A isoform X1 translates to MSDAFVEADNAEAIITRIEHKSRKIESLLKQSKTVEALKTALEGSPPNTRDERCKSANWIVVHRALMAIKDVDGMFSSLDPEYYDILMNTYRYLYRGLSTGDRPTCDQCLRIHEKLTEKAGLGCILRALADTINTV, encoded by the exons ATGTCAGATGCATTTGTGGAAGCAGATAATGCAGAAGCCATAATCACTAGAATTGAGCACAAATCTCGGAAGATCGAGAGCTTACTTAAACA GTCTAAAACAGTCGAAGCTCTAAAAACTGCCCTCGAAGGTTCGCCTCCGAATACACGAGATGAGCGCTGCAAG TCAGCAAATTGGATTGTGGTGCATAGGGCTCTTATGGCTATAAAGGACGTAGATGGGATGTTTTCTTCGTTGGATCCGGAGTATTATGATATCCTAATGAA TACTTACAGGTATTTGTACAGAGGGTTGTCAACTGGTGATCGCCCCACATGTGATCAGTGTCTCAGGATACATGAAAAATTGACAGAAAAGGCTGGCTTAGGCTGCATTCTCCGTGCCCTTGCAGATACTATCAACACAGTTTGA
- the LOC111803787 gene encoding actin-related protein 2/3 complex subunit 5A isoform X2, with amino-acid sequence MSDAFVEADNAEAIITRIEHKSRKIESLLKQSKTVEALKTALEGSPPNTRDERCKSANWIVVHRALMAIKDVDGMFSSLDPEYYDILMKYLYRGLSTGDRPTCDQCLRIHEKLTEKAGLGCILRALADTINTV; translated from the exons ATGTCAGATGCATTTGTGGAAGCAGATAATGCAGAAGCCATAATCACTAGAATTGAGCACAAATCTCGGAAGATCGAGAGCTTACTTAAACA GTCTAAAACAGTCGAAGCTCTAAAAACTGCCCTCGAAGGTTCGCCTCCGAATACACGAGATGAGCGCTGCAAG TCAGCAAATTGGATTGTGGTGCATAGGGCTCTTATGGCTATAAAGGACGTAGATGGGATGTTTTCTTCGTTGGATCCGGAGTATTATGATATCCTAATGAA GTATTTGTACAGAGGGTTGTCAACTGGTGATCGCCCCACATGTGATCAGTGTCTCAGGATACATGAAAAATTGACAGAAAAGGCTGGCTTAGGCTGCATTCTCCGTGCCCTTGCAGATACTATCAACACAGTTTGA